The window GTGTTTCTCATGTGGGTAGGAGTATGTATCAAACTGCAGATTGAATAGCTAAAGTTTAGCGTTTGAATATCCTCCCCATAATTAGGTAACTCAACCGCAAACCTATTAAAATAGCGTTTGATAGtcataataaaattcaaaataggataaattttactcaagataagataaagtcggatataagaaGGATATAactttgataaaattatcctatgTTGAGGTAGGATAAATATGAATAGGATTTATAATATCTATAatgagaaatttatttttatagaataaaaatttcttatattaataaaattaaaattatatttcaatatagataatattttaattccaATATAGGAAATtcgaaataacaaaaatgacaatttagttttttaatttaacctttttttatttatatataaaaatttaattatatcttataatatatattcaatatataaataaaatatatatttatatttattacatattttaggtattttagtattttaggtatatgagtacaatttactatttgataaaattttattagagaatgatggaaggtaaaaagacataaaaaagaacataattaaaaaaaaaagaagagaaaattatttattttattttttttataacaaagcAAATACAAATAAAGTAGGTAAGAATGGCCCAAGAGATTTTTACTGTTTCTGTTTGTGAACTTCTACcttcatttatactaatatgccGCTTTATTGACTAAtgaatataatatgatatgaatatgtCTAACTTTAATATTATGGTTCACCAAACAATGTATGAGATATatcaaaattcttaaatttcatatcatattctATCCGGTCcttctttgaccaaaaatcatGATAATCAAACGTAGCCTTGGCATCTACTTTGTCATGATGCCCCTTTGTTGGGCTCTTGTGTTTAAGAACTATCTAATAATACTAGTTTTTCCAACTAAAAACAATTAATCTACAGCTTTTAAAGTATTTTAGGTATCCAATCAACCCAGGTTAAATAAATCCATTGATGGTAACTCCTCTCTACTTTATAATTCATGTATATGGTGTCGTAAGCCAGCTCGAACCTCTCGGGTGAAGACCCTAGGGACCGAGGCACCAACCTTGGTCTACGAAGTTCATGGAGCTAAAGTACCAAAGAAATCGCAAGGAAACATCTTCTTACGGGTCCAATTACTAATGCCAGAAAAACTTGGATTGTCGTTAACGGCCAGATCTGTCTTGCCGTTTAGATGACTTCCATGGATGAACAAAGTCATCTTGACTCGTTCAATCTTCCTGCGTAAACCCTAGGGAAATCATAAATTTCAACGAACGAACCAAGGAAAACCTGAAAAAACAAGAGGCTAAAGCCCCTGGTTCTGTCTGAAGTCAAACCCCTGATCGCCCGCTGTTTGAGCAGAAGCTTCTTTTGCCGTCCAAAGTCATGTCTGCTCATTCTCGCGAGAgcgttatatatatatgcaaattaCAGGCTTATAAGCAATTTATACTCAAATCAAGGAAGCAGCTGGAGAATTTAGCACAGTTCCTGAAGTGCACGGACTTCATGATGGGGCGTTGGGTCAAGCCAGACGTGAGTATCTATGTATTttaattctcttcttttgttttgtgaaaaatgaataatttgaaaaatatatttcaaaaaataattactttgaTCATTTAAAGCAATtacttgataaattttttttctttattgatcACTATTTATGTCTATATATTTTCGTAAATCATAAGaatgttttttgttctttcatttttataatcgaaagaagcaattatttttaggaaactGTTTTCTAAATCatccattttccacaaaacgaaCGCATCCGTATTCCCCAAATTACTTGTCAATGTGGTTTGCTTAACAAgtgttaatatatatatatttatttatttattatttatttatgggtCAGTGTCTCATTACTTCTATCTTCTAGCACATAGCGTGTATAATCGTAGTTCCATAAACAGCCTTATTCATCCTTGGTTTGATGGTTAGTGAGAGGTTGGATAGTTAAAATCCTTAACTCATGGACCGATAAGTCCGCTTGTGTAAAGTTTTCTTTACATTGTTTGTGTAGGACGAGAATATAGCGACATAGTATTGGTAAGCTAAAATGGAAAAAGTCTACAGTGCAACAATCAAAATAGCCAGACACTTCCCCACAGGATATGTGTAGGACGAGAATATAAGTTTCTAAACATACTTCGGATAATTCGACGATTGAGTTGTTTAGCCATAATATGATGTTTGTAAATTCTAAACcagagaaaatattgcatgGTTTTCAGATCATGTAGACGAGGTCGAGCGGGACATATCGATAAGACCCTTATAGTTAATCAAACAATACAAGATAATCACTAgcgtatttttatttttcttttacctcAAGATAGGATATTCATTGACTTAACATCCATGGCCCTGTTCTTATATATAGGTGTATCCACTGATGGCGGCAATGACATTCGTGACAAGTCTTTGCATATTCCAGCTCACAAGAAACGTTCTCTTGAACCCTGATGTCAGGTAACGAGCACTTTCTGATACAATAAAATTCCATGAAAAAGTCCTCGATGACAATTAATCAACAGCATAATCTGTTGAATTTCTTTGGctctttattgtttttcttgaaCTGTTCACGAGAATACAGAATCAACAAGGCACATAGAGGCATGGCAGTGTTGGACAATgcagaagaagggaagaagtaCGCCGAGCACGGGCTCCGCAAGTTCCTCCGCACTCGGCCGCCGGAGGTCATGCCAACCATCAATCACTTCTTCTCCAAAGATAAATCTGCATAATTGTACACCTTTTAAAAAATcctgaaatttgaaattatgttCAGTGTACTTGTGAATGAAACTTATGATGTATAGCTAGATCTGTGATGTGTGATTGGCAAACTCTAAGATGGATTATATTGTAGATGCCGTTCTTGTTTTCTATTT of the Eucalyptus grandis isolate ANBG69807.140 chromosome 10, ASM1654582v1, whole genome shotgun sequence genome contains:
- the LOC104423644 gene encoding uncharacterized protein LOC104423644, translating into MMGRWVKPDVYPLMAAMTFVTSLCIFQLTRNVLLNPDVRINKAHRGMAVLDNAEEGKKYAEHGLRKFLRTRPPEVMPTINHFFSKDKSA